One Paroedura picta isolate Pp20150507F chromosome 16, Ppicta_v3.0, whole genome shotgun sequence genomic region harbors:
- the EPOP gene encoding elongin BC and Polycomb repressive complex 2-associated protein, with translation MFLTCGRVPAAAAAAMDYKGDFQAGYQKIDGVALGYLQIDGTRMFALPQVFGDLLKGIPRAAVSKQMERLRIQSRRCDRQELRTLKALRSVPTRAVQCSLISRADLEALRASCQALAPRKRKKRSKRREAADFLGRPRLLPEGRAACAPPGALLAEPFVRLYGKAAQPARSYSRSGRGQLLAGVLGAAYPDDLQLLHSAVRAHRGGPKPGPLDGRRAKRSSCGCLAKEKGRAAPFVGSKRQGTSAGSSSDSESSGASSPASSSDSSEEEDDDDEEDDDSSCSSEESSSSGSESSSLCSGDSVQSTRYRQAALPRLPLCPAASAPALPTVSKLLRPDPNLLFWARTLRASALESFPPLPKEPRRDGAEPGSKPPASSAREGAQAKSGAEEAALQAGEAGRAEAALLPKASPDGSGREAHFDRLIRQSKLWCYAKGFSVDGKGLRRAEQSKGSAGAASKGGFLGLTSKPARAAGGGGGGGAGLDGAAKRRRAERERAAKGRPAKGPRKAVPKAAATPPCKRLLVPSPAPARPAFTLMGTFPCTPALVVGSDGDLCPASSLCVRDWPGRLAKTHPLWRWQLGSHAVPGPPALKARAAAAAEGL, from the coding sequence ATGTTCCTGACCTGCGGAAGGgttccagccgccgccgccgccgccatggatTACAAGGGCGATTTCCAAGCCGGCTACCAAAAGATCGACGGCGTCGCGCTGGGCTACCTGCAGATCGACGGCACGCGCATGTTCGCCCTGCCCCAGGTCTTCGGCGACCTGCTTAAGGGCATCCCGCGGGCGGCCGTCAGCAAGCAGATGGAGCGCCTCCGGATCCAGAGCCGCCGCTGCGACCGGCAGGAGCTGCGCACCCTCAAGGCCCTGCGCTCGGTGCCGACGCGCGCCGTCCAGTGCTCGCTCATCTCCCGGGCGGACCTGGAGGCCCTGCGCGCCTCCTGCCAGGCCTTGGcccccaggaagaggaagaaaaggagcaaGCGGCGGGAAGCGGCGGACTTCCTCGGCAGGCCCCGCTTGCTCCCCGAGGGCCGCGCCGCCTGCGCCCCGCCAGGCGCGCTCCTGGCCGAACCTTTCGTGCGCCTGTACGGGAAAGCCGCGCAGCCGGCGCGGAGCTACAGCCGGAGCGGCCGAGGGCAGCTGCTGGCCGGCGTGCTGGGCGCCGCCTACCCCGACGACCTGCAGCTGCTGCACTCCGCCGTCCGGGCGCACCGAGGCGGCCCGAAGCCAGGCCCGTTAGACGGCCGGCGGGCCAAGCGCTCGTCTTGCGGCTGCCTGGCCAAGGAGAAGGGGCGAGCGGCGCCCTTCGTCGGCTCCAAGCGGCAAGGCACGTCGGCCGGCTCCTCCAGCGACTCGGAGTCCAGCGGCGCCTCCAGCCCGGCCAGCTCCAGCGACTCGTCGGAAGAagaggacgacgacgacgaagaGGACGACGACTCGTCGTGCAGCAGCGAGGAAAGCAGCTCGTCCGGCTCGGAAAGCAGCTCCTTGTGCAGCGGCGACTCGGTGCAGAGCACCCGCTACCGGCAGGCGGCCCTGCCCCGCCTCCCTCTCTGTCCGGCCGCCTCCGCCCCGGCCCTGCCGACGGTCTCCAAACTCCTGCGGCCGGACCCCAACTTGCTGTTCTGGGCGCGGACGCTGCGCGCCTCCGCTTTGGAAAGTTTCCCGCCTCTGCCCAAGGAGCCCCGACGGGACGGTGCGGAGCCTGGCTCGAAGCCCCCAGCCAGCAGCGCCAGGGAGGGCGCGCAGGCCAAGAGCGGCGCAGAGGAGGCGGCCCTCCAAGCGGGCGAGGCGGGCCGGGCCGAGGCCGCGCTCCTCCCGAAGGCCTCCCCGGACGGCTCGGGCCGGGAAGCGCATTTCGACCGGCTCATCCGGCAGTCCAAGCTGTGGTGCTACGCCAAGGGCTTCAGCGTCGACGGCAAGGGCTTGCGCCGGGCCGAGCAGTCCAAAGGCAGCGCCGGCGCCGCCTCCAAAGGCGGCTTCCTCGGCCTGACTAGCAAGCCCGcgagagcagcaggaggaggaggcggtggcggCGCTGGGCTGGACGGGGCGGCCAAACGTAGGCGCGCCGAGCGGGAGAGGGCGGCCAAGGGGAGGCCGGCCAAGGGCCCTCGGAAGGCCGTCCCGAAGGCAGCCGCCACGCCGCCGTGCAAACGCTTGCTCGTGCCCAGCCCTGCGCCCGCGAGGCCCGCCTTCACCCTGATGGGCACCTTCCCCTGCACGCCCGCCTTGGTGGTGGGCTCCGACGGCGACCTGTGCCCCGCGTCCTCGCTCTGCGTCCGAGACTGGCCCGGCCGCCTGGCCAAGACGCACCCGCTCTGGCGCTGGCAGCTGGGCAGCCACGCCGTGCCCGGACCCCCCGCCCTCAaagcccgcgccgccgccgccgccgagggcCTctga